Within Candidatus Methylomirabilis lanthanidiphila, the genomic segment CGTCTTTACATTGGTCACGCTGGCCGTAGCTATCATCAGCGAACACGGCTTGCCGCCCCTTCGTTTCACAGTCACGCTGGTTTTAGCGATGGCGCTTGTTCAGATCTCGGTTGGCGTCTTTAACGAGTACTGCGATCGCGATCTTGATGCGATCGCCAAACCGAGCCGGGTCATGTCATAAACTTCCTGTAAAAAGAAAGATGGTGTAACCTCCTGAAAACCACAACCCGAAGAGGGCATTGGACGATGCCCCGGACAAGGAGGCTACACCATGGCCA encodes:
- the cyoE gene encoding Protoheme IX farnesyltransferase, whose amino-acid sequence is MGNRICVRRSGHHNKMAAPWAKLCAIVDTAHPRAVVVFTLVTLAVAIISEHGLPPLRFTVTLVLAMALVQISVGVFNEYCDRDLDAIAKPSRVMS